The Verrucomicrobium spinosum DSM 4136 = JCM 18804 DNA segment GACCGTGCCCCACGTTGGCTCGCTTAGGGCTCTTAGATCGCCGTTGGGGATCAACTTCGGGAGGTGGCCACGGGGAGCGCGACAGTTTGATCCGTTCTCTACAGGTCCGAAGCAGATTCTTTGCACCCGTAGAAAGGGCAGGCTATCATGCCGGGAATGTATGTGTGGATCCGCCGACTGATCTTGCTGGTGCTGCTGGGCACCGGCATCTCGGCGGCTGGGTATGTGCGTAGCGATGGGTTCTCCCGCAAATGGCGCGAGTTCGTGATCGAGCAGTTCAAGCACCGTGGGGTGTACTTGACGCTGGACCGCCTGACGCTGGATCCGTTTGAAGGGGTGGTGGCGCGTGGCATCACCGTGTTTCAGGACGCTGATCGCAAAAGCGTCGTCGCCGAGGTGGACCGGCTCCACCTGGATCTGGACTACGGGAAGATGCTGCGCAACGAGCTCTTTCTCGAAGGCGTGGACTTGCGGGAAGCAAATTTGTCTTTTGCCGTGGATCCCGACGAGGCGGATTCGGAGGTCATCAAGCTGGAAGACATCAGCGCCCGCCTCTACATGATCGGCGATCGCATCGAGGTGCGAAAAGCGGAGGCGAAGCTCTTTGGCCTGGCGCTGCACCTCCGGGGATCGGTGTTGAAGCCCAAGTTCACCGGCCAGCGTGAGGATCCCGCCGCGGCGGAGGAGCGCAAGCGTCGGCGCATGGCGCTGCTCAAGGCCCGGCGGGGCTTGATCCTGGACACGGCCCGCGTGCTCAAGCACTTCGAGACGGCGGTGGCACCCAACCTGGATGTGGAGATCACCGGGGATCTGGCCAAGCCGGAGGAGATGAATGCCACCATGCACCTCCGGGCGAGCAACCTCCGGCATGGCACCTATGTGTGTGAGGATCTGGATGTGCTGGCCAGCTACTCTGGGGAGACTGTGGACCTTTCCCACCTGCGGGTGCGGGATCGTTTGGGGCAGTTGGAGCTGGCGGCGGCATGGACCTTGGGGGGGCAGGATGTGGATTTCCACTTCCGCTCCACCGCAGATCTTCCCGGCTTGTGCGCGGCGGTCTTTGAAAAGGAGGCGTTTCGCGAAGTGGTCTTCTATGAGCCCGTGAGTGTGCGGGCAGAGGGGATCTACCACCTCAACCAGCCCACGGCGGAAGGGCGCGGCCTGCCCGTGAACTGCGTGGGGAGTGTGGATGCAGGACGTTTTGCCACCCGGGGAGAGATGCTGGAGGGGTTGTCAGGCAGCTTTGGGCTTGCTCCGGAGGGGTGGTATGTACGAGATGTGCGGTTGAGGCACTCCACGGGCAGCCTCGGGCTGCAGGCCATGTGGCGTCAGGGGGAGGGTTTCAAGTATCGGGCGCTGCTCCAGATGGATCCGCATGTGTTCCTGCCTTTCACGAACCGTCCCCAGACGCAGGAGATCATCAAGCGGTTCAAGTTCCGGCACGAATCAAGCATCTTTGCCGAAGTGGAGGGTGCCGGACCGGACCCCAACATCGCCAACTGCACCAATCAGGGCCGTGCGGAGGTCCACAATTTTGCGTACCGTGGGCAGGACTTCGAGCGACTGAGCGCCGACTTCGAGTTCACCGGACCCCGGGCCACTTACAGCAGGGTTGAAATTGAGCGTAAGGAGGGGCGGGCCTCCGCCAGAGAGGTCAAAGTCGATGATGCCGCCAAGACAGCATTGCTGTCGGGAGTGCTGTCGGATCTGGACCCTGTGGCGCTGACCAGTTGCTTCAACGAGCAGACGGCGGCGGTGATCAAGGGCTACCGTTTTGACAAACATCCCCGTGTGGAGCTGGACGGGCTGATTGGCTACAAGTATGGCAACAGCGACTTCAAGGTGAAGTTCAAGTCCGCGGGCACCGCGCACTATGTGCTGTGGGATGAGGATTACACGATCCACCTGCCCGCCGGGGAACTGAAGTTCAAGGGGCGTCAGCTGGGCTATGCCGTGACGGGCAAAGTCTTCGGTCAGGACATGACCTGCCGTGGCGCTGCGGATCTCACTCCGGATGTGCATGACTACACGGTGTCCTTCCAGTCGGGCAGCTTTCCTTACGGCGTTTTTGGCAAGCCGTTGCCCTTTGAGCGGGTCACAGCGGAGGTGGTGTGCAAAAAGGGCGTAGTGACGTTCAATGCCGGGGCGCGGCTCTTCAACGGCAGCTTCACGCTGAAGGGTAAGATCAACGACGCGATCCGCCAGCCCGCCTACGAGGGCGAACTGCGTATGAATGGCCTGAGTTTCAAGCGCTTCGCCCGCGTGTATTCACCCTCCAATGACACCGAGGGGGACCTGACAGGCCATTTTATCTTTTCTGGCAAACTGGGGGACTGGCGGACGCTGAAGGGGCGCGGGGCACTCATCATTCTCAATGGCAACCTCTATGCGGTGCCCATCCTCGGGCCGCTCACTCCCCTGATCGGAGCGCTGCTGCCCCGACCCATGAGCGGTTACAACCTTGCCAAGGAGGCGGATTGCACCTTCCAGGTGGCCGACGGATTTGTGCGCACGGACGATCTGGAGGCTCTCACGGGAGTGTTCAGGCTGGTTTCCAAGGGGCAGGTGGACTTTCTGGAGGATCGCATCAAGTTTGAAGCGCAGGTAAAATTCCGCGGTCTGCCAGGGCTGGTGCTTTTCCCAGTCAGCGAGATTTTTGAGTACGTGGGAGAAGGCAGCGTGGGGGAGCCCATGTGGCGTCCGCGATACTTCAGCACCACCCAGGAGAAGGAGAAATTTCGCAAACCCGGTGAAGCCCCGGATGTGGAAGCTGCTGCCGGATCGGTGCCCAGGGCCATCCCCGTCGGACCGCCTGCCCGGAGTGGTCGCGCCACCGGCAGCCCTACTCGCAAGGGCCCCTGATCTGGCCGACAGCAAGATAGCTCTTGCATCCCCCTGCGGACGGGATGATGCACCGCAGCAGATCACCCACGATGCCCGAGACTGAGACAGCCCATTGGTATTGCGTTCATACTAAACCGAAGTGTGAACACATCGCGGCAGCCTCCATGCGGCAGTTGGAGCATGTGGAGACCTTCTGCCCTCGCATCCGCTTCCAGCGCAGCACGCCGCGGGGGAAGGTCTGGTTTGTGGAGGCCCTCTTTCCCAGCTATTTCTTTGCACGCTTTGTGTACTCGGAAGCGCATCGCGCGGTCAAGCATACCCATAACGTCATCCGAATCGTGGGATTCGGGGGGGATCCGGCTCCGATCCCAGACTTAACGATCGAGAACCTTCGGGAGGAGATGCAGGGGGCGGAACTCCGTGAGGTGAAATACGGTGTGGAGGTGGGTGACACCGTGGAAGTGGCGGAAGGTCCCATGCGTGGGCTGAAAGGGGTCGTGGAAAGCCTGGCCAGCGGGGAGCAGCGCGTGAAGCTTCTTCTTGAGTTTCTAGGCCGCCAAAGTCTCGTGGAGGTGCAGGCTTCCAAATTGCTGAGCGAAAAAGCCCCTCGGGATGTGATGGCAGCCAAAAAAGGCCCGTGAGCCCCCTGCGGATCATTTCGCCATCCGGAGTTGAAAGTACCGCTTGCAAAGCAGGAGGGGGATTTTTTATTTTCGCCGACTTTTTAACTTTGCAAAGCGCCTGGCCGTTATAAAATTACCATAATTGTAATGATTTCCGATATTGAGAGTCTGCGGGCGCTGCCAATGTCCACATCCTCACAAGGGGAGATTAGCCGCGAGTCCCACTTTTACGGTGCGTCTTGCCATTGAAAACGAACGATGTGTTGACGATAACGGTTCTGGCTTGGCCCAGTTGACCGGGGGCGGCAGCTTGATCAGGAGGGGAGAGCCCTCTTTGAATCCGACCGATGGCATGCTGAGATTCTGACGAATCACTTGCGCGTCGGCCCCACCCGCGGACTTTGGCCATCCCCCTTTCCACAGGGGACCCGATCATGAGTGACAAGCACCGTACAGACGACCTTCGCATTGAGCATATTCGCGACCTCGTGTCGCCGAGCATCTTCATGGACCAGATTCCCTTGGGAGAGGCCCACGAAGACTTTGTGACGGCGTCTCGTGTTTCAGCCGAAGACATTCTCATGGGACGCGGCGACCGCTTGCTGGTGGTGGCAGGCCCGTGCTCCATTCACGATCCCAAGTCTGCCCTGGAATATGCCGAGCTGCTGAAGGGGGCCCGTGAGAAGTATGCGGAGGAGCTGGAACTGGTGATGCGTGTCTATTTTGAGAAGCCGCGGACCACCGTCGGCTGGAAGGGCTTCATCAATGATCCTGGATTGGACGAGAGCTTCGACATCAACACCGGTCTGCGGGAAGGCCGCAAGCTGCTCGTGAAGATCGCGGAGATGGGCGTGCCCGCTGGCACGGAGTTTCTGGATGTGATCACGCCGCAGTACATTGCGGACGTGGTGAGTTGGGGGGCCATTGGTGCCCGCACCACGGAGAGCCAGGTGCATCGCCAGCTCGCCTCCGGCTTGTCCATGCCTGTGGGCTTCAAGAACGGCACGGATGGCAATATCCAGATCGCGCTGGACGCCATTGCGGCGGCCCAGGGTTCGCATGTATTTCTCTCTGTGACCAAGCACGGCACCGCAGCGATCGTCCAGACCAAAGGAAACAACGCCTGCCATGTGATCCTGCGCGGGGGCAAAGCCTCCCCGAACTACGATGCCGCCAGCGTGAGCAATGCGGTGGAGCAGCTTCGTTCCCGCGGTCTGCCCCCGCACCTGATGGTGGATTGCAGCCACGGCAACAGCCTGAAGGACTACAGCCGCCAGCCGCTGGTGGCCAAGGATGTTGCGTCCCAGATCGCCTCTGGCAGCACCGGGGTGGCAGGGGTGATGATCGAAAGCCACCTCTGCGGCGGGCGCCAGGATGTGAAGCCGGGCCAGGAGCTTACCTATGGTCAGAGCATCACAGACGCCTGCGTCTCCTGGGAAACCACGCTGGAGATGTTCGACGACCTCGCCGCGGCAGTCCGGGCACGGCGTGCCCTTGCAGCGAAGGCATAAAGGGACCGCGCCCCGGCCCGCCCAGACCGTGATCCAGACTCCCGCCACCGCGTGACCTCAGCCGACCTCGCCCGCTTCCGCCAGACCCGCATCCTCGTTATTGGGGATGTGATGCTCGACCACTTTGTCCGCGGCAACGTGCGCCGCATCTCCCCAGAGGCCCCAGTGCCTGTCGTGGAGGTGACAGAGGAGACCTTCAACCCGGGTGGTGCGGCCAATGTGGCCTGCAACATCGCTGGCTTTTCCAACCAGGTGTCTTTGATGGGACGGATCGGACGAGACCATGCTGCGGATCATCTGGGGCGCCTGCTCCAGAGCGAAGGCGTGGGCACCCAGTCCATGCTGGTGAGCAATACGATCCCGACGATCTCCAAGGCGCGCGTGGTGGCCCGACAGCAACAGATTGTGCGGGTGGACCGCGAGAAGCTCGTGGCCCTGACTGCTGAGGAGCTGGAAGAGGTGGAACAGAAGCTCAGCGCAGCCGCTGGCGAACTGGACGCCATCATCCTGGAGGACTATGGCAAGGGATTTATCACGGAGCCATTGATGCGCTCCGTGACTCGCATCGCCCGGGCTTCCAACATTTTGGTCACCGTAGATCCATCGCCTCGCAATCCGTTGCCCTGGAGCGGAGTGAACCTGGTCAAGCCCAATCGGCTTGAAGCCTTTGCGGCTGCCGGACTGGAGGATCATCATCTGCCAGTGCCGGCGGAGCAGAACGAAGAACTGCTGCGCGTGGGGCACACCCTCCTGGAGCGCTGGGACACACCCATGGTGCTCGTGACTCTGGGTGAGCAGGGCATGATGCTCTTCCGCCGCCATGAGGCACCGCATCACATTCCCACCCGGGCTCGTGAGGTCTATGACGTGAGCGGCGCGGGGGACACCGCCATCGCCGTGCTGACCATGGCGCTGGCCAGCGGGCTGGACCCGGTGCAGGCCGCAGACGTGGCCAACCATGCCAGTGGCATCGTCGTTGGCAAGCTGGGCACCGCCTGTGTCACGCCTGAGGAGTTGCGGGCGGCGTACGATTCGTAGCGCTGCCGCGCGTATCAGGACGTCGCTTCCTGAAACCAATCCGGATCATGAACTACGTGTTTGCCAAGGAGGTGGGCCCGGTCCGCTATGTCTGGAGGCGCTGCCTCTGGCGGCTGCTGCAATCTCTGGGGGGGCGTCCTACGGACTACCTGCTTCCCACCGGCCTCCGGCTTCCCCTGCCCAAGGGGAATTATTTTGCCTCGGATGTCTTCGTCACCCAGGCCTCGGTGGACTGGCATGCCGAGCACATTCTGGCGCGGTACCTGATGGAGCATCCCGGTAGCAGGCAGGGTGATTTCCTCGATGTGGGCTCGCACATTGGATATTACGCACTGCTCCTGGCTCCGCTCGTGCGACGGGTGTATGCCTTTGAGCCTGATCCGAGAAACCGTGAGGCCATGGCCCGTACGGCCGCCCGTGCGGCCAACGTGGAGGTGGTGGAAAGGGCAGTGGCCGACCAGGACGGCCAGGTGGGTTTCTGCGAAGGAGAGGCCTCCTCAGTCAGCCATCTCGCCGACAAGGCGGAAGACGCCCAGCAGTGGGTGGAGGCGGTGACGCTGGATCGATTTGTGGAAGAGCGCCAACTTCGGCCCCTGGCGGTGAAGGTGGACATCGAGGGCTTCGACATTCTCGCCCTGGAAGGTGCGCGTCTGACGGCCCGTCGGCACCGGCCCGTGTTTCTGGTGGAGTTCAACCTGGAAGACGAGCGGCCCAATTCCCATGAACGCCTCGGAACTTTTTTGGCGGAGGTGGGCTATGAGCTCCTGGCCATCGTCAGGACGGAGGCCGGGCCCTTTCGCTGTGCATACGAGTTCAAGAAACTGTCCGCCTCTGAGGTGGCAGCCGCCCACACGAAAATGTTGTTTCTTGTTCCTGCGGGCGATCGATGGTTTGCTGCGTATCTGCAGAGCCGCCCACGCTGGAGTTCCCTCGCACTCCGGCCTGCGGGAGTGTCCCGTGTGCTGGCGGAAAGCGTGCTACCCTCCAACCCCAAAAACGGATGAAAGGTTTGACGGATGAAGCCCAGCCGGCGGTCCCCAAGGCGCCTGTGACAGGTGTGGTGGTGAGCTTCAACGAGGCGGATCTTCTGGAACGCTGCCTGCCCTCGCTCTCCTTCTGTGATGAGGTGCTGGTGGTGAACATGGAGTGCACGGATGCCACACCGGAGGTGACCGCCCGGCACGGAGCCCGGATGGTGGAGCACCATCGTGTGCCCACCGTAGAGCTGGTGCTGGAGTGGGCCTCCACCCAGGCTCGGAATGACTGGATCCTGAGCATCGACCCCGATGAAGTGGTGGACCCCAAGCTGGGGCGTCAGATCACCGAGCTGGTGGCGGGTCCTGAAGAGCCCCGCCTCGCCCGGGTGGAGCTGCCCTGGCTATTCTACTTCAAAGACCACGCCCTGAAGGGCCCCTACTGGGGCGGGGAGAACTACAAGCGGGGCACGATGTACCACCGCCACCGCGTCACCCATGTGCATCATGTCCACCATCGGCCCACCGCAAATGAGGGGTTCGAGTCCCGTGTCATTCCGTGGGAGGGGGACAATGTCTTGCATCACTACTGGATGACCAGCTACGCCAAGTTCGTGGAGAAGCACCTCCGCTACATCAAGCTCGAGGGACCCCGCCGCAAGCACGCCGGGGACAAGTTCTCGTGGTGGAAGACCATTTGGGACACAGGCTATTCCTTCGCGTGGTCGGTCATCCGACGTCGCGGTTACAAAGACGGCATGGTAGGCCTGGGACTGAGCGGTCTGTACGCGTGGTACGTCGGGTCTAGCTGGCTCTCCCTGCGGCGGCTGGAGAAAGAATTGAAAGCTTCCCAGACGGCTCCCAAGGCGTAGATTCCGGCCTGCCATCCCATCCCATTTCATGAAAGTTGCTGACCCTTCCGTTGAATCTGAATCTCTGATCCTGAACCACCTAGAGGATCATCTTGCCGTGGTCGCGGCGCTTAAGTCGTTCACGCCGCTCATCGACACCCTGTACCGTCGCATCGTCGAAAGTCTGGAGGTCGGCGGGAAAGTCCTCTTCTTTGGCAATGGCGGCAGCGCCGCAGACGCCCAGCATCTGGCTGCGGAGTTTGTGGTGCGTTTCCGGCAGAACCGCCGGGCGCTGGCCGGCATCGCCCTGACGACGGATACCAGCATCCTGACGGCAGGCGGGAATGACTTTGGTTTTGAGAGCATTTATGCCCGTCAAGTGGAGGCGCTGGCCCGACCGGGGGATGTGGTGATCGGCCTCTCCACCTCAGGCAACAGTGCAAACGTGCTGGCCGGGCTGGAGGAAGCCAGGAAGCAAAAGTGTTTCACCGTGGCATTCACCGCCTTGGGAGGCGGACGGTGCGCGGAAGTGGCGGATCTGGCGTTCAAGGCCCCGTCACCCACCACGGCCCGCGCCCAGGAGTGCCACCTGCTGGTGGGCCACATTTTGTGCGATCTCATTGAAGAGCATCTGCTGGCGCAAGAGCGTGGCAACTGATCTCGATGAACGGGCGTTTTGCCCAGGATTTCGAGTTTTCATCTGATCTGAAATCCCCGAGCCAATCTGTCTGGATGGTGATCCCGGTGTTCAACCGCCGGGAGATCACCTTGGGCTGCCTGGAGCACCTTCATGCCATCGGCGTCATGGGGTGGTGCCAGGTGGTGGTGGCGGATGGGGGCTCCTCAGACGGGACCGTGCAGGCCATTCGGACCCGCTTCCCCGAAGTGACGGTGCTGGAAGGCCGGTGGTGGTGGATGGAGGGGATCCGTGCAGGTATGGAGCACGCGCAAAACCAGGGTGCCGACATGTATGTCTGGCTCAATGACGACTGCCGCCCCACGGCGGGCAGTGTGGAGGCGCTGGTGGATCGGGCTCACACGACGGGCCATGTCTGCGGTGGCGTGACGCGATCCCCGCTGGGGGCGTATGCGGGCATGCGAAAGACTTCTTTCGGTCTGCGGCCGTTGGATGTCTCCGCCTTGAAGCCGGGGGAGGTGCTGCCGGTGGATTCGCTGGTGGGAAACTTTGTCGCCTGGCCCGGAAAGGTGGTGGCCGCCACTGGGCTGCCGGATGCGGTGGTGTTTCCTCATCTCTGCGCGGATCACTACTACACTCTGGAGGCTGGCCGGCATGGTTTTCCGCGTGAACTGGTGGGCGGGGTGGAGGCCGAGGACGTTCATCCTGACATGGGATGGGCCCGGCAGTCCATCCTGCGGGGCGATCAACCGGTGGGATTTGTCGCCAGGTGGCTGCTCCAGTGGAATCCCCGGGCCGGTCTGCTGCCGGAACTGCGATTGCACCGCCGCTTCTGGGGGCCGGCGGGGGTGCTGATCCCGCTGGGACCGTGGCTTAAAAAGTGGCTCCTCCTTTCCTTGCGCATTGTTTTGCCAAAGGCGTTGCGGTCACGGCTCTGAACGTTCTATTTCATGAACCCGGTCACACATGATGCAAGAAGACTGCCTTCCCTGGATGGTCTGCGGGCGGTCGCGGCGATGATGGTGGTCTTCGCCCATTGTCAGGCCACCCAGGGCTGGCCGGACTGGCGGATCCTCAATGAAGCCATCAAAACCGCCTCGGGATTCCTGGGAGTGCAGGTGTTCTTCGTGATCAGCGGCTTCATCATCACCCGCCTGCTGCTGTTGGAAAAACTAGATGCCGGAGCGGTATCTCTCCCGCGCTTCTGGTCACGGCGGTTTCTCCGGATCATCCCCCCGCTGGCGGTGTACCTGCTCTGTTTGTCCTTGTTGAAGGCTCAGGGGGCGGTCTCCGTCACGACGCTCTCCCAGGTGGGCAGTCTCTTCTTCTTCCGGAATCATCTTCCGGAGGTGGACGGTCTCAATGCCCACTGCTGGTCCCTGTCTGTGGAGGAACAGTTTTACCTGGCCTGGCCGTTCTGCGTGGCCTTCCTGCAGGTGAAGCACCTGCGTATGGTGGCGCTGACGGTGATGGCGATCTCACTGGTAGCACGGACGGCCACGAATGCGCTTGGTGGCACGGAGTGGCGGTGGCTGATATATCATGCGGACTGCCTTATGGCCGGGGCGCTGGCCGCCATCTGGCTCCAGGAGAAAGGGTTCGAGGTGATTAAGCCGCTCAAGCGCAGCGGCATCATCTGGCATTTTGTGGGACTGATGGGGATGCTGATCCTCAGCCGCGCCTGTGCCACGAATCTGTCCCGCTTCTTTGCGCCGATCCAGCCCACCTTCGTGGCGGTGTTTGTGTCTTGGTGGATCCTCCGCCTCGTGAGTGTGCGGGAGGGGGTGACGTATGCCATCCTGAACACCCGGGTGGCGGTCTGGCTGGGGGCGATCTCCTACAGCACCTATCTCTGGCAGCAACTCGTGAGCGCCCCGGCCAAGAGCTGGCTCCATGGCACACCCTGGTTTGCCCATTTTCCTCTCAATGTGCCCATGTGCATTGTGGCGGGGGCTCTGAGCTACTATCTCCTGGAAAAGCCCCTCCAGAACCTCCGCCGGCGCTGGGATGCGTGGGTGGGTGCCAAATCCAAGACCCCGCCTGCGGCCCCGGTCGAGCCGGCGGGAAATTGAGGGCACCATCATCGCGGCCGCCGCTTCAAAACAAGATCAACTGTCATATCCTATGGCTGAGAACCCGCTTGAAAAACACTGGTTGATGTCCAATCCCCTCCTGCGGGTCATCCGCAAGGTGGCGGCCCGGATTTACTATGACACCCTCATCCGCAAGACCCAGACTTTTGGTGATGTGACCTGGCTGGGAAGGCCGGTATGGCAGAACGTGCAGGACCTGTGGACGCTCCAGGAGGTAATCTGCCGGATCAAACCCTCGCTCATCATCGAGTGCGGGACGAATCGCGGGGGCTCCTCCTTCTTCTTTGCGACCCTCTTTGACCTGATGGGGACGGAGGGGAAGATCGTCACGGTTGATGTTGAGAAGCTGCACGACATGAGCCATCCACGCATCACGTACCTGCTGGGCAGTTCCACCTCGGATGAGATCTACAACCAGATCAAGGCGATGGCTGATGGAGTGACGGGGCCGATCCTGGTCATGCTGGACAGTGACCACTCTCAGAAGCATGTCGCCGGGGAACTGGAGCGCTACGCGCCCCTGGCGACGGTGGGGAGCTACTGCTTCGTTCAGGACGGCTGCATCGATACCGAATTCATGTACCGCAAGGCGCGACCAGGTCCGCTGCCAGCGATCAAGGAGTACGTGGCCGCCCATCCGGAGTTTCAGGTGGATCATGCACTGTGCGAGCGGTTCGTGGTAACACATCATCCTCTGGGCTGGTTGAAACGGGTCGCCTGAGGCGACGCCGCGCCGACATCTCCGCCCCATGGAAGAATCCGCTCCAACGCCCGCCAAACCGCAGTCATTTCTCGCCTGGTTCCGCAAGAGCCGCGGGACGACGGTGGTGAGAAACATCGGCTGGCAGTTTGCGACCAAGGTGGTCACCACCCTGCTGGCATTGGCCGCGGCGGGATTCGTGGCAAGAGCCTTGGGTCCGGAAGGCATGGGGCTCTACCGGAACGGGCAGGCGGTGGCGGGTCTTCTGGCCTCCGTGGGAGGGGTGGTATCCCAGCAGGTGCTGATCCACCGCATGCTGACGCATCCCGACCGTGAAAGCAGCTACCTGGGCTCGGCCATGGTGCTGGTGGGCGTAGGGGGGCTGGTGGCGATGCTCGTGGGGGCTTTGGTGCCCTGGAGTTTCGAAGGGACGAGTGGTCGGTTGGTGGTCATGGCGGCGACCTCGTACTTTGTGGTGCTCTTCATGGTGCCCATGGCTGCCTGGTTTGAGTCCCGCATGGCCGGGCGCGTCCTGGCGGTGTCGAACATGGCG contains these protein-coding regions:
- the nusG gene encoding transcription termination/antitermination protein NusG, whose product is MPETETAHWYCVHTKPKCEHIAAASMRQLEHVETFCPRIRFQRSTPRGKVWFVEALFPSYFFARFVYSEAHRAVKHTHNVIRIVGFGGDPAPIPDLTIENLREEMQGAELREVKYGVEVGDTVEVAEGPMRGLKGVVESLASGEQRVKLLLEFLGRQSLVEVQASKLLSEKAPRDVMAAKKGP
- a CDS encoding 3-deoxy-7-phosphoheptulonate synthase; amino-acid sequence: MSDKHRTDDLRIEHIRDLVSPSIFMDQIPLGEAHEDFVTASRVSAEDILMGRGDRLLVVAGPCSIHDPKSALEYAELLKGAREKYAEELELVMRVYFEKPRTTVGWKGFINDPGLDESFDINTGLREGRKLLVKIAEMGVPAGTEFLDVITPQYIADVVSWGAIGARTTESQVHRQLASGLSMPVGFKNGTDGNIQIALDAIAAAQGSHVFLSVTKHGTAAIVQTKGNNACHVILRGGKASPNYDAASVSNAVEQLRSRGLPPHLMVDCSHGNSLKDYSRQPLVAKDVASQIASGSTGVAGVMIESHLCGGRQDVKPGQELTYGQSITDACVSWETTLEMFDDLAAAVRARRALAAKA
- the rfaE1 gene encoding D-glycero-beta-D-manno-heptose-7-phosphate kinase, yielding MTSADLARFRQTRILVIGDVMLDHFVRGNVRRISPEAPVPVVEVTEETFNPGGAANVACNIAGFSNQVSLMGRIGRDHAADHLGRLLQSEGVGTQSMLVSNTIPTISKARVVARQQQIVRVDREKLVALTAEELEEVEQKLSAAAGELDAIILEDYGKGFITEPLMRSVTRIARASNILVTVDPSPRNPLPWSGVNLVKPNRLEAFAAAGLEDHHLPVPAEQNEELLRVGHTLLERWDTPMVLVTLGEQGMMLFRRHEAPHHIPTRAREVYDVSGAGDTAIAVLTMALASGLDPVQAADVANHASGIVVGKLGTACVTPEELRAAYDS
- a CDS encoding FkbM family methyltransferase, yielding MNYVFAKEVGPVRYVWRRCLWRLLQSLGGRPTDYLLPTGLRLPLPKGNYFASDVFVTQASVDWHAEHILARYLMEHPGSRQGDFLDVGSHIGYYALLLAPLVRRVYAFEPDPRNREAMARTAARAANVEVVERAVADQDGQVGFCEGEASSVSHLADKAEDAQQWVEAVTLDRFVEERQLRPLAVKVDIEGFDILALEGARLTARRHRPVFLVEFNLEDERPNSHERLGTFLAEVGYELLAIVRTEAGPFRCAYEFKKLSASEVAAAHTKMLFLVPAGDRWFAAYLQSRPRWSSLALRPAGVSRVLAESVLPSNPKNG
- a CDS encoding glycosyltransferase, whose product is MKGLTDEAQPAVPKAPVTGVVVSFNEADLLERCLPSLSFCDEVLVVNMECTDATPEVTARHGARMVEHHRVPTVELVLEWASTQARNDWILSIDPDEVVDPKLGRQITELVAGPEEPRLARVELPWLFYFKDHALKGPYWGGENYKRGTMYHRHRVTHVHHVHHRPTANEGFESRVIPWEGDNVLHHYWMTSYAKFVEKHLRYIKLEGPRRKHAGDKFSWWKTIWDTGYSFAWSVIRRRGYKDGMVGLGLSGLYAWYVGSSWLSLRRLEKELKASQTAPKA
- a CDS encoding D-sedoheptulose 7-phosphate isomerase: MKVADPSVESESLILNHLEDHLAVVAALKSFTPLIDTLYRRIVESLEVGGKVLFFGNGGSAADAQHLAAEFVVRFRQNRRALAGIALTTDTSILTAGGNDFGFESIYARQVEALARPGDVVIGLSTSGNSANVLAGLEEARKQKCFTVAFTALGGGRCAEVADLAFKAPSPTTARAQECHLLVGHILCDLIEEHLLAQERGN
- a CDS encoding glycosyltransferase, with translation MNGRFAQDFEFSSDLKSPSQSVWMVIPVFNRREITLGCLEHLHAIGVMGWCQVVVADGGSSDGTVQAIRTRFPEVTVLEGRWWWMEGIRAGMEHAQNQGADMYVWLNDDCRPTAGSVEALVDRAHTTGHVCGGVTRSPLGAYAGMRKTSFGLRPLDVSALKPGEVLPVDSLVGNFVAWPGKVVAATGLPDAVVFPHLCADHYYTLEAGRHGFPRELVGGVEAEDVHPDMGWARQSILRGDQPVGFVARWLLQWNPRAGLLPELRLHRRFWGPAGVLIPLGPWLKKWLLLSLRIVLPKALRSRL
- a CDS encoding acyltransferase family protein, with translation MNPVTHDARRLPSLDGLRAVAAMMVVFAHCQATQGWPDWRILNEAIKTASGFLGVQVFFVISGFIITRLLLLEKLDAGAVSLPRFWSRRFLRIIPPLAVYLLCLSLLKAQGAVSVTTLSQVGSLFFFRNHLPEVDGLNAHCWSLSVEEQFYLAWPFCVAFLQVKHLRMVALTVMAISLVARTATNALGGTEWRWLIYHADCLMAGALAAIWLQEKGFEVIKPLKRSGIIWHFVGLMGMLILSRACATNLSRFFAPIQPTFVAVFVSWWILRLVSVREGVTYAILNTRVAVWLGAISYSTYLWQQLVSAPAKSWLHGTPWFAHFPLNVPMCIVAGALSYYLLEKPLQNLRRRWDAWVGAKSKTPPAAPVEPAGN
- a CDS encoding CmcI family methyltransferase, with protein sequence MAENPLEKHWLMSNPLLRVIRKVAARIYYDTLIRKTQTFGDVTWLGRPVWQNVQDLWTLQEVICRIKPSLIIECGTNRGGSSFFFATLFDLMGTEGKIVTVDVEKLHDMSHPRITYLLGSSTSDEIYNQIKAMADGVTGPILVMLDSDHSQKHVAGELERYAPLATVGSYCFVQDGCIDTEFMYRKARPGPLPAIKEYVAAHPEFQVDHALCERFVVTHHPLGWLKRVA